TCGTGGacgtaacaacacacacacacacacacacacacacttctccaccgTCACCTGCCCCAACCCTGAGGAGGGGCTGTCTGTGctgatgagcacacacacacacacacacacacacacacacacacacacttctccaccgTCACCTGCCCCAACCCTGAGGAGGGGCTGTCTGTcctggtgagaacacacacacacacacgcacacacacacacacacacacacacacacacttctccaccgTCACCTGCCCCAACCCAGAGGAGGGGCTCTCTGtcctggtgagcacacacacacacacacacacacacacacacacacacacacacccccccacacttcTCCACCGTCACCTGCCCCAACCCTGAGGAGGGGCTGTCTGTcctggtgagaacacacacagacacacacacacacacacacacacacacacacacacacacacacacacacacacacacacacacacacacttctccaccgTCACCTGCCCCAACCCAGAGGAGGGGCTCTCTGtcctggtgagcacacacacacacacacacacacacttctccaccgTCACCTGCCCCAACCCAGAGGAGGGGCTGTCTGTcctggtgagaacacacacacacacacacacacacacacacacacacttctccaccgTCACCTGCCCCAACCCTGAGGAGGGGCTGTCTGTcctggtgagaacacacacacacacacacacacacacacacacacacttctccaccgTCACCTGCCCCAACCCTGAGGAGGGGCTGTCTGtcctggtgagcacacacacacacacacacacacacacacacacacacacacacacacacccccacacttcTCCACCGTCACCTGCCCCAACCCTGAGGAGGGGCTGTCTGtcctggtgagcacacacacacacacacacacacacacacacacacacacacacacacacacacacttctccaccgTCACCTGCCCCAACCCTGAGGAGGGGCTGTCTGTcctggtgagaacacacacacacacacacacacacacacacacacacacacacacacacacacacacacacacacacacacacttctccaccgTCACCTGCCCCAACCCAGAGGAGGGGCTGTCTGTCCtggtgagagcacacacacacacacacacacacacacacacacacacacacacacacacacacacacttctccaccgTCACCTGCCCCAACCCAGAGGAGGGGCTGTCTGtcctggtgagcacacacacacacacacacacacacacacacttctccaccgTCACCTGCCCCAACCCTGAGGAGGGGCTGTCTGTcctggtgagaacacacacacacacacacacacacacacacacacacacacacacacacacacacacacacttctccaccgTCACCTGCCCCAACCCTGAGGAGGGGCTGTCTGtcctggtgagcacacacacacacacacacacacacacacacacacttctccaccgTCACCTGCCCCAACCCTGAGGAGGGGCTGTCTGTcctggtgagaacacacacacacacacacatgcatacgcgtacatacgcacacacgtacatacgcacacacacacacacacacacacacacacacaagcacatgcagacacagatacacacacacacgcacgtacacacacacacacacacacacacacagacagacacacagacagaccgacacacacacacacacacacacacacacacacacacacacgcacgcacgtacacacagacagacagacagacagacagacacacacacgctgtcatttttttttcacacgcTAAATCTACAGCAGGAGAGATATACAGCTTCTTGTGGCGGTTCCCATGGGAACGAGGAACGCTGAACTGTAATTAACAGAAGTCATGTAGTCGTCATTAGTGCCACTGGGTCAGCAGAGATAACAGAGCAACGGGAAGTAtgatctccctctgtgtgtgtgtgtgtgtgtgtgtgcgtgtgtgtgtgtgtgtgtgtgtgtgtgtgtgtgtgtgtgtgtgtgtgtgtgtgtgtgtgtgcgccactgGGTCAACAGAGATAACAGAGATAAGGGGAAGTGTTGTCAATCAGGGCACCAGAGCAGAAGTGATCtgataactctgtgtgtgtgtgtgtgtgtgtgtgtgtgtgtgtgtgtgtttcaggagcTGTCCGTTCGGCttgcggagagagagggggctaaGATCGTCTTGGCCACCGATCCCGACGCTGACCGCCTGGCTGTGGCCGAGCAGTGTGACACGTACGTGACACCGAGCacaccagagcacacacacacacacacaccagagcacacacacaagggcacaaACACCGAGCacaccagagcacacacacacacacacacacacacacacaccagagcacacacaccaaggcacacacaccagggcacacacaccagagcacacCGTCACACCACAGCGTGTGTGTTAAAGCCCGTAAACAATGCACAGTTAcagcacagcgtgtgtgtgttaaggcctGTACACAACGCACAGTCAcaccacagggtgtgtgtgttaaggcccATACACACCagagcacacagtcacaccacagcgggtgttttatttattttaattttattttatttaacctttatttagcCAGGATTGTCCCATTGAGACTGAACGTCTCTTCTGCCAGGGAGTCCTGGTCAAAATGGCAGCCAAACAAATAgttccagacacagacacatttacaaATGTCTGTGTTAAGGCCCATACACACCAGACGGTCACACCACAGCTTGTGTGTTAAGGCCCATACACACCAGACACGACACGAAGTTACGCACCCAGTGTGTGCAGGCCTTAAGACTCTTAGAAGTCTTTGCATCGTGCACCAGATGCTACAGAGCAGTGTGGGGACACTATGgatgcgtccacacacacacacacacacacacacacacacttaagagcAGTGTGGGGACACTATGGATGCGTCCACCATGCTtaaacaagacaagacacacTTCTTGTggattagccgcattgtgtagaatagccgcaggacagtgttttatgcaagttaaaagaaacaaaaccatagtaatactatattaactgcccccctgcctgtattaacctcataaatcaatgtataagctgcggctaatagttgggaaattacggtagacaTAGTAGACCAAGGATGCGActatttcccgactattagccgcggcttatagggggccagttaatatggtgttaatatggttttgtttcttttaacttgcataaaacactatgCTGCGGCTtctacacaatgcggcttatatgcgggaaatgactgtaggcctgtgggtcaaaggtcaaagtctAGTGACCTCTATTGACCTTTGGGACTAAATCCCCTTCTTGTGTTGTTCAAAAGCAATTATGTCGTGGCCCTAATAGCGTGTGAAGTCATGTGTCCTGTGACAGAATGCTCACTAATACCttcagcagagagggttaacgCGGagtgagaggcgcaaacgttcgaacatttccgcgttctgttcgcaaaggggaggggggcgaaatccccctatagcagacctagaaagtgaagttacatttgaactgaactgcttgccaatctgacagagatcgatatcccactatgacgtctttgcgacacgcatCTTTAAGCAGATAGGAACTGTtggaattttgcttccatagagatagatagatagatagatagatactttattgatccccaaggggaaattcaagatgcattatgttgctctatcttgtcagtaatgaaggatcttccatagagatgcattatgttgctctatcttgtcagtaatgaaggatctttttTAATGCCTACAGCTCTGCAGAGAAGTAAGAGGCCTTTCTGacgtcatcctacggttgctaaGCGACATTCGAATGAGTCGACAGGAACATTCAAATTCGtggtggtctcttcattttgaatGTAACCgccgtcaactcatttgaatgtcactcagcaaccgtaggatggCATCAGAATGGCCCCAGTGTCTAGTGATCTCTTAGTTTACCCCCGAGCTGAATATGCTCTGCATTACTATACAGGTCCTGTAGCGTTAGTAAAGTGGCCAGCCAGGTATTATGGGTCATGGTTCATGTTTTTGGTCTAAAACGGTGTTAAGCTGAAGGATGTTAAGCTGAAGAAGGTGGCCTGGCGTTGAGGCCTCCTGGTGGGCTATTTTAGTCTGCTGTACTCTGAAGCTGTTGTGCTGCTGACTGTAGGTGTGGGTGGAAGGCGAtgtcagagcccctttagggagagccggtccacttcctattaactccattgtaccggattgttcctgcaatctgttgaaattccgctaggggcgttgccgagcaagtgataaatgaattgtggtctatggggctaagcggctagaactcgtttttttcacagttgacttcatttcttaatgtacattgtcatagtagctacctgagtataggttttccactggaaatgaaataaaaagtcactcatgtcctttctgcttttcataggatgggtcgttttccctgtaacatgctagcatttagctcatggatgctcgcgacaatcgcgaccgattacgaccgtcgtgaagctgaaccttcttttaggtctatggccgtaaagtggttcgcttgtgtcacgtgacatgaaaactttgaaagggtttttaggaataacaacacatagaaaattgcattggtcagctaattgtcaagtcaagttatcctgcatcgcatgcattaatgcaatttcaggagaaaaaattattacttgctcgcgatcgccctctagttacagtaccatgcggaagtatttcgctagtggtcattctccccttattagacattctctggcgaTGTACTCTGAAGCTGTTGTGGGTTGTGCTTCTGCTGGCTGTATAGGTGCGGGTGGAAGGCGTTCACTGGGAACGAGCTCGCCGCCCTGCTGGGCTGGTGGATGCTGTACAACTGGAAGGAGACGCACTCTGACCCCTCGGACACGGAGAAGGTGTACATGCTGGCCACCACCGTCTCCTCCAAGATCCTCAAGGCCTTCGCACAGATGGAGGGCTTCCACTTCGAGGTCAGTCCACCTTGTGCTCGCTAAttaatagggtgtgtgtgtgtgtgtgtgtgtgtgtgtgtttgtgtgtaatattagtgctgtatgcctgtgtgtgtacttgtcttTTATAttagtaactgtgtgtgtgtgtgtgtgtgtgtgtgtgtgtgtgtgtgtgtgtgtgtgtgcgcgtgcttgtgtgtaaTATTAGTACTAAATGCCCCATTGCCctgtgtgtagtagtgtgtgtgtgtgtgtgtgtgtgtgtgtgtgcgtgtgcgtgtgtaatatTAGTACTATATGCCCCACTGCCctgtgtgtagtagtgtgtgtgtgtgtgtgtgtgtgtgtgtgtgagtgttagtgacttgacctctctcactctgcaggAGACGCTGCCTGGCTTCAAATGGATCGGAAACAAAATTCACGAGTTAGAAAAAACAGGAAACGAGGTCATCTTCTCGTTTGAGGAGTCTATTGGTGAGTTGAGTTGCTGTGTCTTTTACAGAGTATTCCTGATGCAACACACTTATTTTGTCTGCAATCCCTACAATCCAACCCTGGATTATCTTCCTGTTTACGTCTACGTCTAAGCCCACAAGACAATTATTATATTTCTTTTAATCCCCTGATTCAATGGTATTTTCACCATTGTCTTGTACATGTATGAGTATGATACATCCCCATGCATTATTGGTTATGTAAGGACACCATCAGTACAACTGTAGCATACAGTGATGCACAGTGTAGACGGTAAAAGATCCATGCAGTTAGAGAACTCATTGACCGCGTGATCTGTGGACTAAATCAATGTTTTCCACTGGAAGCTGATAGCTTCCCTTACAGAAATATCAGGGTTTCTGGCCAACTGTTGCCGCAAATTTGTGGCAGGGACATTTTTTCATATGCAAATTATATTAGATATCTGGCAAACAGTTGCAGTTAACTTTTGGCAGTGTTGGAGCAAATTTACAGCAATTTCAAATTAGGTTAATCACCAGACGTTCCCTGGAACTTTGCTATTATTGGCCAAGTGTGGTGGCAGATCACTGGGAACACATGTGCCTCTAGTGGCCAACATTGgcaaacgtctggcagtattttctagtgaactcatttgtttcccataAATCACATACAAGTTTGCTGCAAATCTGCGCAAACATTTAACTTTTGTAAGGCCTGTCGtcatgtgctgtgtggtggTTCCTAGGGTTCTTGTGTGGAACCATGGTTCCGGACAAGGACGGCGTGAGCGccgcggtggtggtggcagaaATGGCCGCGTATCTCCATACCAAAAACCTGACGCTGAACCAGCAACTGCAGAACATCTATGAAACGTAAGACCTGGTCGACGTCCACGAGAATTGTACACGTTCATATACAATACAGATAGCAGACATGTCCCATTAACTTTGATAACGGGTTAATTATAGCAGATAGCAGAATGTCTATGTATATGTTTTTGAATGTTATTGTTATTTCTtatcttacagtaatttcctgtgtattatccACATTGTGTAAGcgacaggacagtgttttatgcaagttaaaagaaaacaaaaccatattagttCCATATTAATTACCTTcgtgtattagcctcatagctgaagagatTTTGCAAAACCAAtgcataagccgcggctaatagttgggacaTTACGTTATTTGTAAGCTACAGATACCTGGGAGAAATTGCTAGTTGTAATCGGCCGCTGTGTTCTAGCTGCTTGTTGTACGTGTCAGTATTTTTAAGGGCTTTACACTAACAAGGGTTATATATTTCTATTTTTCCTTCAGCTACGGTTACCACATTTCCAAAACCTCCTACGTCATTTGCAATGACCCACCTACGGTGAAGAGAATCTTCACACGCCTGCGGAACTTTGAAGGGGAGAACGTGTATCCCAAGTCTTGCGGGGGATACAACATTGTGAACGTCCGAGACGTGACCACAGGGTATGACAGCAGCCGACCTGACCAAAAATGTGTAAGTGTCTCACATCAAATTGGTATTTGATTGATTGAGGTTTTTTTTGCAGTATCACAGCCTTCTATTCATGGTGCACAAATCCTTAGTCCTGTGCccgatgcttttatccaaaataACTGAAGTGGCACAATGTTAGCAGTTAGCCACACAAATATAGGTGCTCAGACCTCTGGTGCTTGGGCCCTACAAACATTGAGATCAAAACACTTTGTGGTTTTGATTTCATCTCTCTGTAAGTGCCAGAGGGTGGACTTTTGAGAAATATGTTGAAGTGCAGTTCTATCGCTGGTTCTCCTGGTCCCTTTATGTGGACGGTTGCCTGTAGACTAGCTACACACGCCCAGATTACAGACACACCTCTCTGTTGAAGCTGTGTTATCCACAATTCAGATTGCGTTTTGGGTAAGGTGATGCTCAGTGAACTAATTAAAGTCTTTCAGTTCTGAATTCAACAGACCATCTGTATATCTGTAGTCCCTGTAGGCAGACTATCCAAAGAGCTGCAGTTAATTGACTATCTTCATCACAACGCAGTTACCTTTGTGCAAATaatagtgttttgtgtgttgacTGACGACTTCCTGTCTGGTTGCGCAGGTGCTTCCTGTGACCAAGAGCAGTCAGATGGTCACCTTCACGCTGCAGAACGGCGTGGTGGCCACCCTGCGCACCAGCGGAACCGAGCCCAAGATCAAGTTCTACACCGAGTTCTGCGCGCCGCCCGGAAAGAGGTCAGTGCCCGGGGCGTCTGCCACTCGTGCCATGCTCacatgagaggggggggggggagagggagagggagagagggaggaagagagggggagagagggagagagagagagagaaagaaagaggaagaaagggagagagagagagggagagaaggagagagagagagggaggaaggagagagagagaaggggaggaagagagggagagagagggaggaagagggggagagagagagggagagaaggagagagagggagaggaagagagggaggaaaagggggagagagggagagagagcgtgctcAGTGTCAGTAACTCACTAACATGAAGACTCTGCTGCAGCTTTGAGAGATTGTGAGTGTACTGAAGTGAAGAATAGCAACATagcttttctattttatttcctTTTTCTATTTTCGCtctgttcattttattttattttttttccccttttcctaCCATTGTTCTATGTTACCATTCCCGCCATATTCTGTTGTTTGTTTAAACATCTACGAAAAAACATTTGTAGCAACCATTTTTTTGTTCTGTGGTCTGACTTCTAAGACATTTTTATACAAAACTTCAATTGTTGTTCTCCTAAGATATGCAAATTGCTACATTGTGTATGTTATATCTGCCATTACGGACaaacaaattcattatttaagaTTTGAATGGAGGCAAACCCCCACATCttgaatcaataaagtatctgatctatctatctacatgtacAGTGGATGTTGATGTTACAGTGAAAAGAGCAGCACAATTATGCAAAAGAGCTGGAGTTCAAAATGCAGCCTTATATCTTTTATATTTTCTAGTGTGCATAATTcagttctgctgctgctgttgtcttcTGTGCTGCTGATCGTGTAAGTGCAATAACACATTTGCACGAGAGCAGAGCGCTTGGAGAAGGAGCAGCCCTGTAACATGAATAACACATTTGCACGAGAGCAGAGTGCTTGGAGAAGGAGCAGCCCTGGAACATGAATAACACATTTGCACGAGAGCAGAGTGCTTGGAGAAGGAGCAGCCCTAGAACATGAATAACACATTTGCACGAGAGCAGAGTGCTAAGAGAAGGAGCAGCCCTGTAACATGAATGCTTGGCTGCTACAGGCTGCAATAGTAACGTGGATGGGGTTGCAGAAAGGGGGCCAAAGAATGTGACTTTGCACACCATTTTGAGTGCTGTATTCCTGAATGTAAACAGAGTTTTAATGTATTCcaattatatttttttattttgtttttaaatgtattttttggggcttttatgcctttaatatTATAGGATAGTGGAGAATGGCAGGCGTGTGGTGagggtgccccagccagttgcgccacagctggggcccaaTTATAAATATATTAGtaattaatttcacattatgtgtgtttctgactTATTTCTGCAGTGACACCAGGAATCTGGAGGAAGAGCTGAAAAAAGTCACGTCTGCTCTGGTGGAGGAGTTTCTAGAACCGGACAAAAACAATCTCATCCGACGGCGCGTCTAGCGAGGTGATGTCGTCTGATGGCCGGCGCTCCCGTAGTTTCCCTCCCATCAGCTCGTCGTCGTCGTGCCCCAGCGCGCTCCGTTAAGTCCGTGGACGCCATATGAATGTACCGCACTGTGAAAACTCACACTTCACTTTAGCAACTCCCAAAGTGATCGACAGCTTCTCTTTTTTCAGACATAAGGTGCCGCTCATTCAGCGCTTGGACGTCcttcctcgctcctcgctcctcgggcctcgagcctcactgatctacataaagaatgatggagcggcaacaatgggatagtctatcccttcttctatctttctttatgtagatcagtgaggatcgaggcccgcgGAGCGAGGGGGGACGtttaaacgctgaatgagaggcacctactgTATAGTGTTGCCATGCTGCTGCTGAACTGGCGTTCAAAacacacctgtgcacacctGTGCCCCTCGTTATCACCTGTGCTGAAGTGGCCCCTCGTTATCACATCAGCACATTAAGTGCTCCAGCCTGCCATAGTGTGTGATGCACTCCATGTATACGTGTCTCCTTGTACAGGTCACCAAGACATTATTTTCTCATgcgtattgtattgtattgtattgtattgtatgtttgaAGCATTATTAAGCTATTTAATCTGTTCAGTGATCTGGGCCGgctttcccagattcgttaagaagctcttaagtgctacaagaacttcttaggagcgttcttagattACGTTTTTAGAGCgcttctaagaagttcttagcacttaagagcttcttcacGAATCTGGGCCACCCGGCCCTGGT
The Sardina pilchardus chromosome 13, fSarPil1.1, whole genome shotgun sequence genome window above contains:
- the pgm2l1 gene encoding glucose 1,6-bisphosphate synthase, yielding MGDNGDMNANQNCHATGDPQLDKAIYQWITWDRNALTRAQIEVLSGEENVPELRKRLCSRMAFGTAGLRAAMGAGFSRINDLTVIQSTQGMYKYLSKFFPDFGSRGLVVGYDTRAQEASGCTSERLARLTAAVMLCKDIPVYLFSTYVPTPFVPYAVKKLGAAAGVMVTASHNPKEDNGYKVYWHNGAQISAPHDKEILRCIEESAEPWPESWNEGLADSSPLRSDPLDTITRLYMDELATVCFHRQLNAQSPLRFVHSSFHGVAHNYVQKAFQACGFPPPIAVPEQKDPDPHFSTVTCPNPEEGLSVLELSVRLAEREGAKIVLATDPDADRLAVAEQCDTCGWKAFTGNELAALLGWWMLYNWKETHSDPSDTEKVYMLATTVSSKILKAFAQMEGFHFEETLPGFKWIGNKIHELEKTGNEVIFSFEESIGFLCGTMVPDKDGVSAAVVVAEMAAYLHTKNLTLNQQLQNIYETYGYHISKTSYVICNDPPTVKRIFTRLRNFEGENVYPKSCGGYNIVNVRDVTTGYDSSRPDQKCVLPVTKSSQMVTFTLQNGVVATLRTSGTEPKIKFYTEFCAPPGKSDTRNLEEELKKVTSALVEEFLEPDKNNLIRRRV